A single genomic interval of Streptococcus oralis subsp. dentisani harbors:
- a CDS encoding SDR family NAD(P)-dependent oxidoreductase: MRTILITGASGGLAQEMVKLLPDDQLILLGRNKEKLAQLYGNHPRVELIEIDITDDSVLEDLVADLYLRYGKIDVLINNAGYGIFEEFDQISDKDIHQMFEVNTFALMNLSRRIGFRMKKRRKGHIINIVSMAGLIATGKSSLYSATKFAAIGFSNALRLELMPYGVYLTTVNPGPIRTRFFDQADPDGSYLKSVDRFLLEPDAVAKKIVKTIGKNKRELNLPVLLNLAHKFYSLFPKLADKLAGGIFNYK; encoded by the coding sequence ATGCGTACTATTCTGATTACCGGAGCAAGCGGTGGACTGGCCCAAGAAATGGTCAAACTCTTGCCAGATGACCAACTCATCTTACTAGGTAGAAACAAGGAAAAACTAGCTCAACTATATGGAAATCATCCCCGTGTAGAATTGATTGAAATCGATATTACTGATGACTCGGTTCTAGAAGATCTGGTAGCTGACCTCTATCTCCGTTATGGTAAAATTGATGTTTTGATTAACAATGCTGGTTACGGGATTTTTGAGGAATTTGACCAGATTTCTGACAAAGACATTCACCAGATGTTTGAGGTCAATACCTTTGCTCTGATGAACTTGTCTCGTCGCATTGGGTTTCGAATGAAGAAAAGGCGAAAGGGGCATATTATCAATATCGTCAGTATGGCAGGTTTGATAGCTACTGGCAAATCCAGTCTCTACTCAGCGACAAAGTTTGCAGCGATTGGATTTTCAAACGCTTTGCGCCTCGAACTCATGCCCTATGGTGTCTATCTAACGACGGTCAATCCAGGACCAATCCGAACAAGATTTTTTGACCAGGCAGACCCAGATGGCAGCTACCTCAAGTCTGTTGACCGCTTTCTCTTAGAACCAGATGCGGTTGCTAAAAAAATCGTCAAGACTATAGGAAAAAATAAACGAGAACTCAATCTCCCAGTTTTGTTGAATTTAGCCCACAAATTTTATAGCCTCTTTCCTAAACTAGCTGATAAGTTGGCAGGGGGAATCTTTAATTATAAGTAA
- the rnz gene encoding ribonuclease Z: MDIQFLGTGAGQPSKARNVSSLALKLLDEINEVWLFDCGEGTQNRILETTIRPRKVSKIFITHLHGDHIFGLPGFLSSRAFQANEEQTDLDIYGPQGIKSFVLTSLRVSGSRLPYRIHFHEFDQDSLGKILETDKFTVYAEELDHTIFCVGYRVMQKDLEGTLDAEKLKAAGVPFGPLFGKIKNGQDVVLEDGTEIKATDYISAPRPGKIITILGDTRKTNASVRLGINADILVHESTYGKGDEKIARNHGHSTNMQAAQVAAEAGAKRLLLNHISARFLSKDISQLKKDAATVFENVHVVKDLEEVEI, from the coding sequence ATGGATATTCAATTTTTAGGAACGGGGGCTGGTCAGCCCTCTAAAGCCCGCAACGTTTCAAGTCTCGCTCTGAAACTCTTGGATGAGATTAACGAAGTTTGGCTCTTTGACTGTGGAGAAGGAACGCAAAATCGCATTCTGGAAACCACGATTCGACCACGTAAGGTCAGCAAAATCTTTATCACTCACCTGCATGGAGATCATATCTTTGGCTTGCCAGGATTCCTTTCTAGCCGTGCCTTTCAGGCCAATGAAGAGCAGACAGATTTGGACATCTACGGACCTCAAGGGATCAAGTCCTTTGTCTTAACCAGTCTACGTGTGTCGGGTTCTCGTCTGCCTTACCGCATTCATTTTCATGAGTTTGACCAAGATTCTCTAGGGAAAATCCTTGAGACCGATAAATTCACGGTGTATGCAGAGGAGCTGGACCACACTATTTTCTGTGTTGGCTATCGTGTCATGCAAAAGGACCTAGAAGGTACCTTGGATGCTGAAAAACTCAAAGCTGCAGGTGTGCCATTTGGACCTCTCTTTGGAAAAATCAAAAATGGTCAGGATGTTGTCCTAGAAGACGGAACTGAAATCAAGGCGACAGACTATATCTCAGCTCCCCGTCCAGGTAAGATTATCACTATTCTTGGTGATACCCGAAAAACCAATGCCAGCGTGCGTCTAGGCATCAATGCTGATATCCTAGTCCATGAGTCAACTTATGGAAAGGGCGATGAGAAAATTGCCCGTAACCATGGTCACTCAACCAATATGCAGGCAGCGCAAGTAGCTGCAGAAGCAGGAGCCAAACGCCTTTTGCTCAATCATATCAGCGCCCGCTTCCTCTCAAAAGATATCAGCCAGCTCAAGAAAGATGCGGCTACTGTTTTTGAAAATGTCCATGTGGTCAAAGACTTGGAAGAAGTGGAAATTTAG
- the hflX gene encoding GTPase HflX has product MIETEKKEERVLLVGVELQGMDNFDLSMEELASLAKTAGAVVVDSYRQKREKYDSKTFVGSGKLEEIARMVDAEEITTVIVNNRLTPRQNVNLEEVLGVKVIDRMQLILDIFAMRARSHEGKLQVHLAQLKYLLPRLVGQGIMLSRQAGGIGSRGPGESQLELNRRSVRNQITDIERQLKVVEKNRATVREKRLESSTFKIGLIGYTNAGKSTIMNTLTSKIQYEADELFATLDATTKSIHLGGNLQVTLTDTVGFIQDLPTELVSSFKSTLEESKHVDLLVHVIDASNPYHEEHEKTVLSIMKDLDMEDIPRLTLYNKADLVEDFTPTQTPYALISAKSEDSRENLQALFLEKIKEIFEAFTLRVPFSKSYKIHDLESVAILEDRDYQDDGEVITGFISEKNKWRLEEFYD; this is encoded by the coding sequence ATGATTGAAACGGAGAAAAAAGAGGAGCGAGTCCTGCTCGTAGGTGTGGAATTGCAGGGCATGGACAATTTTGACCTCTCTATGGAAGAGTTGGCCAGTCTGGCTAAGACAGCTGGGGCAGTCGTTGTAGATAGCTACAGGCAAAAACGGGAAAAGTATGACTCCAAGACCTTCGTCGGCTCTGGTAAGTTGGAAGAGATTGCGCGGATGGTAGATGCAGAAGAAATTACTACTGTCATCGTCAATAATCGTTTGACTCCACGGCAAAATGTCAATCTAGAAGAAGTTCTGGGAGTTAAGGTTATTGACCGTATGCAGTTGATTCTGGATATCTTTGCCATGCGGGCTCGAAGCCATGAAGGGAAACTCCAAGTCCACCTAGCTCAACTCAAGTATCTCTTGCCTCGCTTGGTTGGTCAGGGGATTATGCTTAGCCGTCAGGCAGGTGGAATTGGTTCCCGTGGTCCAGGTGAAAGCCAGCTGGAACTGAACCGTCGTAGTGTTCGTAATCAAATCACAGATATCGAGCGCCAGCTCAAGGTGGTTGAGAAAAATCGGGCGACAGTCAGAGAAAAACGCTTGGAGTCAAGTACCTTTAAGATTGGTTTGATTGGTTACACCAATGCTGGGAAATCAACCATCATGAACACCTTGACCAGTAAGATCCAGTATGAAGCAGACGAGCTCTTTGCGACTCTGGATGCGACGACAAAGAGTATCCATTTGGGAGGTAATCTTCAGGTTACCTTAACTGATACGGTTGGCTTTATCCAAGATTTGCCAACAGAATTGGTGTCCAGTTTCAAGTCAACCTTGGAAGAAAGCAAGCATGTGGACCTTCTGGTTCATGTCATTGATGCCAGCAATCCTTATCACGAGGAGCATGAAAAAACGGTTCTGTCTATCATGAAAGACTTGGATATGGAGGATATTCCTCGCCTGACTCTTTATAATAAAGCAGATTTGGTGGAGGATTTCACGCCTACTCAAACGCCTTATGCCCTCATTTCTGCCAAGTCTGAGGATAGTCGTGAGAATTTGCAGGCTTTGTTTTTAGAGAAAATCAAGGAGATTTTTGAAGCATTTACTTTGCGCGTGCCTTTTTCAAAATCCTACAAGATTCATGATTTGGAAAGTGTGGCGATTCTTGAAGATCGTGACTATCAAGATGACGGTGAAGTGATTACAGGATTTATTTCCGAGAAAAATAAATGGAGGTTAGAGGAATTTTATGACTGA
- the miaA gene encoding tRNA (adenosine(37)-N6)-dimethylallyltransferase MiaA, with product MKTKIIVIVGPTAVGKTALAIEVAKRFGGEVVSGDSQQVYRGLDIGTAKASPEEQAVVPHHLIDVREVTESYSAFDFVSEAKAAIEDIQSRGKLAIIAGGTGLYIQSLLEGYHLGGETPHEEILAYRTSLEPYSDEELAHLVEQAGLEIPQFNRRRAMRALEIAHFGQDLENQESPYEPLIICLDDERSQLYERINRRVDLMFEAGLLDEAKWLFDHYPDVQAAKGIGYKELFPYFRGEQTLEEASESLKQATRRFAKRQLTWFRNRMQVTFYQIGEPDVQDRILSQIEEFLDD from the coding sequence ATGAAAACAAAAATAATTGTGATTGTTGGACCGACTGCTGTTGGGAAGACAGCTCTTGCTATTGAAGTAGCCAAGCGCTTTGGTGGAGAGGTGGTCAGCGGTGACAGTCAGCAAGTATACAGAGGGTTGGATATTGGAACAGCCAAGGCTAGCCCGGAGGAGCAAGCTGTTGTTCCTCATCATTTGATTGATGTCAGAGAGGTGACCGAGTCTTACTCGGCTTTTGATTTTGTTTCAGAAGCTAAGGCAGCCATAGAGGACATCCAAAGTCGTGGCAAGCTTGCTATTATCGCTGGAGGCACAGGGCTTTATATCCAGAGCTTGCTGGAAGGCTACCACCTAGGTGGAGAAACACCTCATGAGGAGATTTTAGCCTATCGGACTAGTTTGGAGCCTTATTCAGATGAGGAATTAGCCCATCTTGTGGAGCAAGCAGGTCTTGAAATTCCCCAGTTTAACCGTCGTCGTGCCATGCGCGCCTTGGAAATTGCCCATTTTGGTCAGGATTTGGAAAATCAGGAAAGTCCTTATGAACCACTGATTATCTGCTTGGATGATGAACGCAGTCAGCTTTATGAACGTATCAATCGCCGAGTAGATCTGATGTTTGAGGCTGGGCTTTTGGATGAGGCCAAGTGGCTCTTTGACCATTATCCAGATGTGCAGGCAGCTAAAGGCATTGGCTACAAGGAACTCTTTCCTTATTTCCGTGGGGAGCAAACTCTTGAGGAAGCCAGCGAGAGTCTCAAACAGGCGACTCGCCGTTTTGCTAAGCGTCAGCTGACCTGGTTCCGTAATCGCATGCAGGTGACCTTTTATCAGATAGGAGAGCCTGACGTGCAGGACCGCATTTTAAGCCAGATAGAGGAGTTTTTAGATGATTGA
- a CDS encoding DUF3042 family protein, with translation MAKGFAKGLVTGVAGTVAAVAGAVYAIKKKVIEPEEQKAAFIEENRKKAARRRVSH, from the coding sequence ATGGCTAAAGGATTCGCTAAAGGTCTTGTAACAGGTGTCGCAGGAACTGTCGCTGCCGTTGCAGGTGCAGTATACGCAATTAAAAAGAAAGTGATTGAGCCAGAAGAGCAAAAAGCAGCTTTCATCGAAGAAAACCGCAAAAAAGCAGCTCGCCGCCGCGTATCACATTAA
- a CDS encoding thymidylate synthase, which yields MTKADTIFKENIERILKDGVFSEQARPKYKDGTVANSKYVTGAFAEYDLAMGEFPITTLRPIAIKSAIKEVLWIYQDQSNSLEVLNSKYNVHYWNDWEVGDTGTIGERYGAVVKKHDIINKILKQLEANPWNRRNIISLWDYQAFEETDGLLPCAFQTMFDVRRVDGEIYLDATLTQRSNDMLVAHHINAMQYVALQMMIAKHFGWKIGKFFYFINNLHIYDNQFEQAQELLRREPSNCQPRLVLNVPDGTNFFDIKAEDFELVDYNPVKPQLKFDLAI from the coding sequence ATGACAAAAGCAGATACGATTTTTAAAGAGAATATTGAACGAATCCTCAAAGACGGTGTCTTTTCCGAGCAGGCACGTCCCAAGTACAAGGATGGGACTGTTGCCAACTCCAAGTACGTAACGGGTGCCTTTGCCGAGTATGACTTGGCTATGGGGGAATTTCCCATCACAACCTTGCGTCCCATTGCAATCAAATCCGCCATCAAGGAAGTACTCTGGATCTACCAAGATCAGTCTAATAGCCTAGAAGTGCTAAATAGCAAGTACAATGTTCACTACTGGAATGACTGGGAAGTGGGAGATACGGGAACCATCGGTGAACGCTATGGGGCGGTCGTTAAGAAACACGATATCATTAATAAGATTCTCAAGCAGTTGGAAGCCAATCCCTGGAACCGTCGCAATATCATCTCACTCTGGGATTACCAAGCATTTGAGGAGACAGACGGCCTCCTTCCATGCGCCTTTCAGACCATGTTTGATGTCCGTCGGGTTGATGGGGAAATCTATCTGGATGCGACCTTGACCCAGCGCTCTAATGATATGCTGGTGGCCCACCATATCAATGCCATGCAGTATGTGGCTCTTCAAATGATGATTGCCAAGCATTTTGGCTGGAAGATTGGGAAGTTTTTCTATTTTATCAACAACCTCCATATCTATGATAATCAGTTTGAACAAGCTCAGGAATTGCTCCGTCGTGAGCCGTCAAACTGCCAACCTCGTTTGGTCTTGAATGTTCCTGATGGGACCAATTTCTTTGATATCAAAGCGGAGGACTTTGAGTTAGTTGACTATAATCCAGTCAAGCCACAACTGAAGTTTGATTTGGCTATTTAA
- a CDS encoding ROK family glucokinase, translating into MSQKIIGIDLGGTSIKFAILTQEGEIQEKWSIKTNILDEGSHIVDDMIESIQHRLDLLGLSATDFRGIGMGSPGVVDREKGTVIGAYNLNWKTLQPIKEKIEKALGIPFFIDNDANVAALGERWMGAGDNQPDVVFMTLGTGVGGGIVAEGKLLHGVAGAAGELGHITVDFDQPIACTCGKKGCLETVASATGIVNLTRRYADEYEGDAALKRLIDDGEEVTAKTVFDLAKEGDDLALIVYRNFSRYLGIACANIGSILNPSTIVIGGGVSAAGEFLLQGVQKVYDENTFPQVRTSTKLALATLGNDAGVIGAASLVLQ; encoded by the coding sequence ATGAGTCAAAAGATTATTGGGATTGACCTTGGTGGTACATCTATCAAGTTTGCAATTTTAACTCAAGAGGGAGAAATCCAAGAAAAATGGTCTATCAAGACTAATATTTTGGATGAAGGAAGCCATATTGTAGATGATATGATTGAGTCTATTCAACATCGTTTGGACTTGCTTGGATTGTCAGCTACGGATTTCCGAGGGATTGGGATGGGATCACCTGGTGTGGTTGACCGTGAAAAAGGAACTGTTATCGGTGCCTACAACCTAAACTGGAAAACCCTTCAACCAATTAAAGAAAAGATTGAAAAAGCCTTGGGTATTCCATTCTTCATTGATAATGATGCCAACGTAGCTGCTCTTGGTGAGCGCTGGATGGGTGCTGGTGACAACCAACCGGACGTTGTCTTTATGACACTTGGTACCGGTGTTGGTGGTGGTATCGTCGCTGAAGGAAAACTGCTCCACGGTGTTGCTGGTGCGGCAGGAGAGCTTGGTCACATCACTGTTGACTTTGACCAACCAATCGCATGTACCTGTGGTAAAAAAGGCTGTCTTGAGACAGTTGCTTCTGCAACAGGGATTGTCAACTTGACACGTCGTTATGCTGATGAATACGAAGGCGATGCAGCCTTGAAACGCTTGATTGACGATGGTGAAGAAGTAACAGCCAAAACTGTCTTTGACCTTGCAAAAGAAGGAGACGACCTTGCCTTGATCGTTTACCGTAACTTTTCACGTTACTTGGGTATTGCATGTGCTAACATCGGATCAATCCTCAACCCATCAACTATCGTTATCGGTGGTGGGGTGTCAGCAGCTGGAGAATTCCTTCTCCAAGGCGTGCAAAAAGTTTATGATGAAAATACCTTCCCTCAAGTACGCACATCCACTAAATTGGCTCTTGCAACTCTAGGAAATGACGCTGGAGTTATCGGAGCGGCATCACTTGTATTGCAATAA
- a CDS encoding Ltp family lipoprotein yields MKKSKKILVTSLATATLGLISFADTTEAFPFSAQHVSAQEKDVSKNGKIVKENTTSAPNQAEKPKTPAQNPAEKSKTPAQNPAEKSKTPAQNPAEKPKTPAQNPAEKTKTPAPKLAPKPAPKPAPKPAPKPASKPAPKPAPKPAPKPTPKPAPKPAPKPAPKPAPKPAPKPAPKPAPKPALKPAPKPAPKPAPKPAPKPAPKPAPKPAPKPAPKPTPKPAPKPAPKPAPKPAPKPAPKPAEKAKETTPKQDKSQSKVQSGWVGNYYLKSDGKRAKNEWVDGGRYYVDSDGKKVKSDWIYDKNHGSYYYLTAEGSSARNKWVGNYYLKSDGKMAKNEWVDGGRYYVESDGKMARDKWVDGGRHYVDYDGVRQPKLDGKQYNAALNKAKSYNSVLHMSKKDLYNQLTWNGFSSSVAQYAIDHLNADYKANALITAREYRKNNHLSKTEIYEWLTSSYVGKFTKEEANYAIQKLNLPSEGSQARNKWVGNYYFKSDGKMAKNEWVDGGRYYVDSEGKMVRGKWVDGGRYYVESDGKMARDKWVDGGRHYVGYDGVRQPKLDGKQYNAALNKAKSYNSVLHMSKKDLYNQLTWNGFSSSAAQYAIDHLNADYKANALITAREYRKNNHLSKTEIYEWLTSSYVGKFTKEEANYAIQHLGD; encoded by the coding sequence ATGAAAAAATCAAAAAAAATTTTAGTAACCAGCTTAGCAACTGCAACACTGGGACTTATTTCATTTGCAGATACAACTGAAGCCTTTCCTTTTTCGGCTCAGCATGTTTCTGCTCAAGAAAAGGATGTATCTAAAAACGGTAAGATTGTAAAAGAGAATACAACTTCGGCGCCAAATCAAGCTGAGAAACCGAAAACACCAGCGCAAAATCCTGCTGAGAAATCGAAAACACCAGCGCAAAATCCTGCTGAGAAATCGAAAACACCAGCGCAAAATCCTGCTGAGAAACCGAAAACACCAGCACAAAATCCTGCTGAGAAAACAAAAACACCAGCACCAAAACTCGCGCCGAAGCCGGCACCAAAACCCGCGCCGAAGCCGGCACCAAAACCCGCGTCGAAGCCAGCACCAAAACCTGCGCCGAAGCCGGCACCAAAACCTACACCGAAACCCGCGCCGAAGCCGGCACCGAAACCCGCACCGAAGCCAGCACCAAAACCCGCGCCGAAGCCAGCACCAAAACCCGCGCCGAAGCCGGCACTAAAACCCGCGCCGAAGCCGGCACCAAAACCTGCGCCGAAGCCGGCACCAAAACCTGCGCCGAAGCCGGCACCAAAACCTGCGCCGAAGCCAGCACCAAAACCTACGCCGAAGCCAGCACCGAAACCCGCTCCAAAGCCAGCACCAAAACCCGCGCCGAAGCCGGCACCAAAACCGGCTGAAAAAGCTAAAGAAACAACTCCTAAACAGGATAAATCACAATCTAAAGTTCAGTCTGGCTGGGTAGGAAATTACTACCTCAAATCAGATGGAAAGAGAGCTAAAAATGAATGGGTAGATGGTGGTCGTTATTATGTTGATTCTGATGGAAAAAAGGTTAAAAGTGACTGGATTTATGATAAAAACCATGGTTCATATTATTATCTAACAGCAGAAGGAAGCTCTGCTCGCAATAAATGGGTAGGAAATTATTACCTCAAATCAGATGGAAAGATGGCCAAGAATGAATGGGTAGATGGTGGCCGTTATTATGTTGAATCAGATGGTAAAATGGCTAGGGATAAATGGGTAGATGGTGGCCGTCACTATGTAGACTACGATGGTGTGCGGCAACCAAAACTAGATGGGAAGCAGTACAATGCTGCTTTAAATAAAGCGAAAAGCTATAATTCGGTTTTACATATGTCAAAAAAAGATCTCTATAACCAATTAACGTGGAATGGTTTTTCAAGTTCAGTAGCGCAGTATGCCATCGATCACTTGAATGCAGATTACAAAGCAAATGCCTTAATTACAGCAAGAGAATACCGAAAGAATAACCATTTATCAAAGACAGAGATTTATGAGTGGCTAACTTCTTCTTATGTTGGAAAATTTACAAAAGAAGAAGCAAACTATGCAATTCAAAAACTTAATCTACCATCAGAAGGCAGCCAAGCTCGCAATAAATGGGTAGGAAATTATTATTTCAAATCAGATGGAAAGATGGCCAAGAATGAATGGGTAGATGGTGGCCGTTACTATGTTGATTCTGAAGGCAAAATGGTAAGGGGCAAATGGGTAGATGGTGGCCGTTATTATGTTGAATCAGATGGTAAAATGGCTAGGGATAAATGGGTAGATGGTGGCCGTCACTATGTAGGATACGATGGTGTGCGGCAACCAAAACTAGATGGGAAGCAGTACAATGCTGCTTTAAATAAAGCGAAAAGCTATAATTCGGTTTTACATATGTCAAAAAAAGATCTCTATAACCAATTAACGTGGAATGGTTTTTCAAGTTCAGCAGCGCAGTATGCCATCGATCACTTGAATGCAGATTACAAAGCAAATGCCTTAATTACAGCAAGAGAATACCGAAAGAATAACCATTTATCAAAGACAGAGATTTATGAGTGGCTAACTTCTTCTTATGTTGGAAAATTTACAAAAGAAGAAGCAAACTATGCAATTCAACATTTAGGTGACTAA
- the pabB gene encoding aminodeoxychorismate synthase component I — protein sequence MHRKTVIDFRALGERYTFTQPIKELKTRDLAEVVDLLAQVESYQEQGYYVVGYVSYEAAPAFEEKLAVHKSPLLGEYLLYFTVHDRVEISPIPLTYEEVDLPSNWQEVTSAEDYEKAIAQIHHHLRQGDTYQVNYTVQLKQDLSANPFSIYNRMVVEQEAGYNAYVEHDEMAVISMSPELFFEQNDRELTTRPMKGTTQRGVTDDEDLKEAAWLEQDPKNRSENMMIVDLLRNDMNRISEVGSEHVERLCQVEQYSTVWQMTSTIKSQLREDVDLVVIFRSLFPCGSITGAPKIATMEIIKDLEPQPRGVYCGTIGILLPNGRRIFNVAIRTIQLHQGKAIYGVGGGITWDSTWESEYREVHQKAAVLYRKQARFQLISTGKISQKQLLFEDQHLERLTKASRYFAYPFDPEDLRQRIEEECQACDSHQDYRLRITLNKSGELELSRQVLTPLSPGFCQAKLCLQETDLNQAFTYFKTTYRPHLSIGEQEKIYHNKSEELLETSIGNLVLKIAGKFYTPPIRLGILPGIYRQHLLETGQVEEKVLTLADLNQAETIYGCNAVRGLYELKVI from the coding sequence ATGCATAGAAAAACAGTGATTGATTTTAGGGCTTTGGGCGAGAGATACACCTTTACCCAGCCGATCAAAGAGTTAAAAACGAGAGATTTAGCAGAAGTGGTAGACTTGCTGGCACAAGTGGAAAGCTACCAAGAGCAAGGTTATTATGTCGTGGGCTATGTCAGCTATGAGGCTGCACCTGCTTTTGAGGAAAAACTAGCAGTTCACAAGTCTCCTCTACTGGGCGAGTACTTGCTTTACTTTACAGTTCATGATAGGGTAGAAATATCGCCTATTCCTCTGACTTATGAGGAAGTAGATTTGCCTTCAAATTGGCAGGAAGTAACGTCAGCAGAGGACTATGAAAAGGCTATTGCCCAGATTCACCATCATTTGCGTCAGGGGGACACCTATCAGGTCAATTACACTGTCCAACTCAAGCAAGATTTAAGTGCCAATCCTTTTTCTATCTACAATCGTATGGTGGTAGAGCAGGAGGCGGGCTACAATGCCTATGTTGAACACGATGAGATGGCAGTGATTTCCATGAGCCCAGAGCTCTTTTTTGAGCAAAATGACCGGGAATTAACGACTCGCCCGATGAAGGGAACAACCCAGCGGGGAGTGACTGACGATGAAGATTTGAAAGAGGCAGCTTGGTTGGAGCAAGATCCTAAAAATCGCTCTGAAAATATGATGATTGTGGATCTCTTGCGCAATGACATGAACCGTATTTCTGAAGTGGGCAGTGAACATGTAGAACGTCTCTGTCAAGTGGAGCAGTATTCGACGGTTTGGCAGATGACTTCAACCATCAAGAGTCAGTTACGAGAGGATGTGGACTTGGTTGTCATTTTTCGCTCTCTCTTTCCTTGTGGTTCCATAACAGGAGCGCCCAAAATTGCGACCATGGAAATCATCAAGGACTTGGAGCCACAACCCAGAGGAGTTTACTGCGGAACTATTGGTATCTTGCTTCCAAATGGGCGACGAATTTTCAATGTCGCTATTCGGACTATCCAACTGCATCAAGGGAAAGCCATCTATGGAGTTGGCGGAGGGATTACTTGGGATAGTACTTGGGAATCTGAATACCGAGAGGTTCATCAAAAGGCGGCTGTACTCTATCGTAAACAAGCTCGTTTCCAACTGATTTCAACTGGTAAAATCAGCCAAAAACAACTGCTGTTTGAAGATCAACATCTGGAAAGACTGACAAAGGCGAGTAGGTATTTTGCCTATCCTTTTGATCCGGAAGACCTGAGACAAAGGATAGAGGAAGAGTGCCAAGCTTGCGATTCCCACCAAGACTATCGTTTGCGAATTACTCTTAACAAGTCTGGAGAGCTGGAACTCAGTCGCCAAGTATTAACACCACTTAGTCCAGGTTTCTGTCAGGCTAAACTTTGTCTGCAAGAAACAGATTTGAATCAAGCGTTTACCTACTTTAAAACAACTTACAGACCACATTTGAGTATAGGGGAGCAAGAGAAGATTTACCACAATAAGTCAGAAGAACTGCTTGAGACCTCCATTGGAAATCTGGTTCTGAAAATTGCCGGAAAATTCTATACACCGCCTATCAGACTAGGAATTTTGCCAGGAATCTACCGCCAGCATTTGCTAGAAACAGGACAGGTAGAGGAAAAAGTCTTGACTTTGGCAGACTTGAACCAAGCGGAAACTATCTATGGCTGTAATGCAGTCAGAGGTTTGTATGAGTTGAAAGTGATATAA